A window of Mucilaginibacter paludis DSM 18603 contains these coding sequences:
- a CDS encoding toll/interleukin-1 receptor domain-containing protein: MIDVTKTVVVDRYWHHRIFVLNKNLSDEMLGYLRTFSLIGFETGGASGFASVITHDNFYNGKLYSFNHRDYEKLNEVFKYLETELDKLIEDELLQNAIRLYSAKSGIFAEKEKSVILYVIRMLSLSAIINGTYLSSPERLAITEAICSYYNIQTKKTTIGNLIVLNSDNNLPFLKSISDSKLSLNTFTSILTMDSNEKTSSATKNNERKDKHVFISYFHGDHEKVERLRATLLNAGFTAWWDQDILPGQNWKFEIKRALTSAFCMMVCFSAEMLEKNKSGMYPEIYDAIEITRTLRQGSIFIIPVRFSKCEIPAIPITDNTTINHLQYIDLFYDTPTQKISEDKLIRAITFAFENVH; encoded by the coding sequence ATGATTGACGTTACAAAAACTGTTGTTGTTGATCGTTATTGGCATCACCGAATTTTTGTTCTTAATAAGAACTTGTCTGATGAAATGCTCGGTTATTTAAGAACATTTTCGTTGATAGGCTTTGAAACCGGCGGAGCAAGTGGTTTTGCCTCGGTAATAACGCATGACAATTTTTACAATGGAAAGCTTTATAGTTTCAACCACCGTGATTATGAAAAACTAAATGAAGTTTTCAAATACTTAGAAACAGAGTTGGACAAATTAATAGAGGATGAACTGTTGCAGAATGCCATCCGTTTATATAGCGCCAAGTCTGGAATCTTCGCGGAGAAAGAAAAAAGCGTGATTTTGTATGTAATTCGGATGCTTTCGCTTTCTGCAATTATTAACGGTACTTATTTATCTTCGCCAGAAAGATTAGCGATAACTGAGGCAATATGTTCATATTATAATATACAAACGAAAAAAACAACTATTGGAAATCTGATAGTTCTAAATTCTGATAACAATCTTCCATTTTTAAAGTCTATATCTGATTCGAAACTTTCACTAAACACTTTTACCTCAATATTGACTATGGACTCGAATGAAAAAACTTCGTCAGCGACTAAAAATAATGAAAGAAAGGATAAGCATGTATTTATATCTTATTTTCATGGTGACCATGAAAAAGTTGAGAGATTACGAGCTACGTTATTGAATGCCGGATTTACGGCTTGGTGGGATCAAGATATTTTACCCGGACAAAATTGGAAGTTTGAAATTAAACGAGCCCTGACAAGTGCGTTTTGTATGATGGTATGTTTTTCAGCCGAAATGTTGGAAAAAAACAAGTCCGGCATGTATCCAGAAATTTATGATGCGATTGAAATAACACGAACACTTCGGCAAGGCAGTATTTTTATAATTCCCGTTAGATTTTCAAAGTGTGAAATTCCAGCAATACCGATAACCGATAATACCACAATTAATCATTTACAATATATTGATCTTTTCTACGACACCCCGACACAAAAAATTAGCGAAGATAAGCTGATACGGGCAATTACTTTTGCCTTTGAAAATGTTCATTAA
- a CDS encoding restriction endonuclease — MTNIDSGKFLTYLIDWKEFELFVAELYKDDGDLIIQHNVTEVGKSQAKRQIDVLVTQKTKLHTIKTIIECKLWKSKVDRQVIDVLSASVEDLNANKGVIFTTKGYEEGAIQYAKNKNIDIFIVRDLTDDEWGRPGRHLVLYLQMFSGLIKNLQFHNLKFHAENGLPPKNGAINLGIRFRKEEYTDPNFNLISLHDTIKVNIVKLIEDVFYAIQTQLLEGYNGLIQPENQAHEIAYNVPILVDFTKQQHKFIRHEHGLISFDSLAFDLLQTVTQTKIESDRANTIDFVVMVENYITNQKNYVSKDKNNDRIELSEPVLPQPQHDESEIVKNGSVIKIMTEITVAASVKPQTIIMQLPQRKINLNIVQP; from the coding sequence ATGACTAATATTGATTCTGGGAAGTTTTTAACATATTTAATTGACTGGAAAGAGTTTGAGCTATTTGTTGCCGAATTATATAAAGACGATGGGGATTTAATTATACAGCACAATGTTACGGAGGTTGGAAAATCACAAGCCAAGAGGCAAATTGATGTTTTAGTTACTCAAAAAACAAAACTTCATACTATCAAAACGATAATAGAATGTAAGCTTTGGAAGAGTAAAGTTGATAGGCAAGTCATAGATGTCTTATCCGCATCAGTAGAAGACCTTAACGCAAATAAGGGGGTTATTTTCACAACGAAGGGGTATGAAGAGGGAGCTATCCAATACGCTAAAAACAAAAATATTGATATTTTTATTGTCCGAGACTTAACAGATGACGAATGGGGACGGCCGGGTAGGCATCTCGTTTTGTATTTACAAATGTTCAGCGGTTTGATAAAAAACCTCCAATTTCATAACTTGAAATTCCACGCCGAAAATGGACTCCCTCCTAAAAACGGAGCAATTAATTTAGGTATTAGATTTAGGAAAGAAGAATATACAGACCCCAATTTTAATCTTATATCATTGCATGATACCATCAAGGTCAATATAGTAAAACTCATCGAAGATGTGTTTTATGCTATCCAAACGCAATTATTAGAGGGATACAATGGGCTTATACAGCCTGAAAATCAAGCACATGAAATTGCTTACAATGTGCCGATATTGGTTGATTTTACTAAACAGCAGCATAAATTCATTAGACATGAACATGGCTTAATCAGTTTTGATTCATTGGCATTCGATCTTTTACAAACAGTAACTCAAACTAAAATTGAATCAGATAGAGCAAACACTATCGACTTTGTTGTCATGGTCGAAAATTATATTACTAATCAAAAGAACTATGTCTCGAAAGACAAAAATAATGATAGAATAGAACTTTCAGAACCCGTTTTACCTCAACCTCAACATGATGAAAGTGAAATAGTTAAAAATGGAAGCGTTATTAAAATAATGACAGAGATAACCGTTGCAGCATCCGTTAAACCTCAAACTATAATAATGCAATTGCCCCAAAGAAAGATCAATCTAAATATTGTGCAACCTTAA